One Candidatus Spechtbacteria bacterium DNA segment encodes these proteins:
- a CDS encoding type II secretion system protein yields MFDKKTLYNHERGFTLIELLVALSVFAILIAVPMGVYYSFIPKGDLNGDARGVQSALELARRQTIASKASTQYGVQMISDKVVIFPGITYDPANSANQIIQLDPRDEIYEISLTGGGSAVVFNRLDGSTDYDGYISLRVKSDHAIYQNLYIDSSGGTSFDAPTAVGNANLVSDSRHVDFVLGWSIQNATSVQLSFPNIPQTQTIPMAAYFNADKSSFDMDYSVTVSGVVQHFRIHTLSLDTINTTLSVFRDRNGGENNQRVILNIIDGGVTKPIATYLADAPDTVQVGAYGGTMTVQ; encoded by the coding sequence ATGTTTGATAAAAAAACTTTGTATAATCACGAACGCGGATTCACGCTCATAGAGCTTCTCGTTGCTCTAAGCGTTTTTGCAATTCTCATTGCCGTGCCAATGGGAGTTTATTACTCTTTTATTCCCAAAGGCGATTTGAATGGCGACGCTCGCGGGGTGCAAAGCGCTTTGGAACTAGCGCGCAGGCAGACGATAGCATCTAAAGCAAGTACGCAGTACGGGGTACAGATGATCTCTGATAAAGTAGTAATTTTTCCTGGAATAACTTATGACCCAGCCAATTCAGCCAATCAAATAATTCAGCTTGATCCACGTGATGAAATATACGAAATATCTTTGACGGGAGGAGGAAGCGCGGTAGTTTTTAATCGGTTAGATGGCTCAACTGATTATGATGGATATATATCTTTGCGAGTCAAGTCAGATCACGCAATCTATCAAAATCTATATATAGATTCATCTGGAGGGACGAGCTTTGATGCGCCAACAGCTGTTGGCAATGCTAATCTTGTCTCTGATTCTAGGCACGTAGACTTTGTTTTGGGCTGGTCTATCCAAAACGCAACTTCGGTGCAATTGTCTTTCCCCAATATTCCACAAACGCAGACAATCCCAATGGCAGCGTATTTTAATGCGGATAAATCATCATTTGATATGGATTATTCAGTGACGGTTTCCGGAGTAGTCCAGCATTTTCGCATACATACTCTTTCGCTTGATACCATCAACACGACGCTTAGTGTTTTCCGCGATAGAAACGGAGGAGAGAATAATCAAAGAGTAATTCTAAATATTATAGACGGTGGAGTGACTAAACCAATCGCCACTTATTTAGCCGACGCGCCAGATACGGTTCAGGTTGGGGCTTATGGAGGGACGATGACGGTGCAATAA